Genomic DNA from Pelosinus sp. IPA-1:
ACGCCTAAAGATGCGATAAACCAAGGGATTTGTTTACTTACAGAAGATAGAAAGAATCAAGGGTTATCATTGATTATGTCTGTAACGGAAAACATCAGTATGACCAATTTGCAAGATGCTATTTTAAAGCATAACAAGCTAAGGGCAATTGCTGAAAAATTTAGGGAAAACCTGCGAATTAAAACGGCATCTGTAGACACGCCAGTTGGTAATTTGTCAGGCGGAAATCAGCAAAAGGTAGTTTTAGCTAAATGGCTGAATACCGCCTCAGAAATTTTCATTTTTGATGAGCCTACAAAAGGTATTGATGTGGGCGCTAAGGCGGAAATATATCAGATGATGAATCAATTAGTAAAAGAGGAAAAGACGGTAATTATGATATCCTCTGAACTTCCCGAACTTTTGGGGATGGCAGATAGAATTTATGTAATGTGCGAAGGCAGGTTAACGGGAGAAATACCGAAACAGGATGCAACGCAAGGGAAAATCATGGCGTTTGCAACCGTAGGGGGGGCATCATGTTGAACCCAAGGCTCAGTGAAAACTCAGCCATGTCTAGAAAAATAGATAGTAAAGATTTATTTCTGAAATATTCGGTGTATATTGTTTTGGTAGTTCTGGTGATTGTTTTTTCACTGATTAGTCCACTCTTTTTAAGCCAAGCTAATATCGGCAATTTTTTTCGGCAAGTCCCCACTGTTGGAATTGCGACTGTTGGGATAACAATGCTGCTGATAACTGGAAGAGTTGATTTGTCAGCAGGGAGTATCGCTGCTTTTGCAGGAACGGCTGCAGTTTTTCTAGCGATAAAAGGTTTTTCCCCTCCTGTGGTTATGTTAGCAGCGATTGGCATAGGAGTATTTTGGGGGTTTATCAACGGTTTTTTTATTGTGAAATTTAAGTTAGACTCTTTTATCTTGACGTTAGGTACTGATTATATGATCCGTGGCATCATTTTATTTTTAACCAATGGTATCTATGTGAAAGGTGTTCCGGATTGGTTCTATTCGTTATCCAACACTAAAGTGGGTGTTAACTTTATTTTTACAAATACCTTGATTTTTGCATTTGTGGTAGTGGCTTTAACCTATGTTATGAAACATACTCGGTTTGGACGCTATTGCTATGCGGTAGGATCTAACCAGGAAGCTGCGAGATTATCTGGGATTAATATTCAAAAGCACCTAATTAAAGTATTTATGCTGGAAGGCGCTCTCGCGGCCTTAGCGGGAGTATTACTAATGTCTAATCTTAATGTTGGAGCGCCAAGCGAAGCTGCTGGTGTTGGCCTATTTGCAATGGCTGCGGCAATTATTGGGGGGGCCGCTTTCAGTGGTGGTGTTGGCAATATCCCCGGAGCAGTTGTCGGTATTTTTACTCTTGAAGTATTCCGCAATGGACTCGCGATTTTAGGTTTGAATTCGTTTATCCAGCAGGCTGTTACCGGTGGTATTATTGTTATCGCAGTTGTTGTAGACTACTATCGCCGCACTAGATAAAGATAACATATAACTACAATCAAATTCAGTAGGAGGTGTAAGTGCTAGCAAAGTTTTTTCGAACAGCAGGGGGAGGGTGGTTTATCATAAGTAAAATGTTGGGGGAGATATGGATGAAAAAGAAAATACTAGCATTACTACTCATTGGAATTGTGATTGGGTTAGTGACTGGTTGTACGGGCTCCGATTCTAAGGCTACAAATAATACATCCAGCTCAGATAAAAAAACATTATATTTTATTCCGATAGTGGATACGGGCGCGTACTGGTCGCCGATGAAAAAAGCGGCAGAGGAGCGAGCTAAGGAACTTGGCTATAATTTAGTATTTAAAACTTCACCTCCTAGTGAATCACAAAAGAACGAAAAACATATTGGCTTTCTCCAGGAAGCGATATCGAGTGGTGCTGTAGGGATTGCGATTGCACCGATGGATCCAGATATGTTTGATCGTAAGGTTAAAGAAGCAAAGGATGCAGGATTGCCAATTGTTACTTTTGATGCAGATGTTAAAACAAAGGAAAACAGAGCCGCTTATGTGGGTACTGATAATAAACTGGCTGGTGAAGAATTGGGGAAAAAAGCTGCAGAATATTTAAAAGGAAAAGGAATTAAAAACGGCAAAATCGCTTTAGCAGCTGTAAATCTTACGCAAACAACTATGACATATCGACAGGATGGCATAAAGAAAGGTTTTGAGAGTGTCATGGGAGCGGATGCCCAAGGTTTCACCTGGTTAGAGCCAATTCAAGATAATGATCAAGCTTCTGAATCTAAAAGACAAATGGAAGGGCAAATAACTTCAAATCCAGATATGATTGCGGTATTCTCTCTAGGTTCAGAGGGGCCTGACACTGGGGTTATGGAAGCAATCAAATCCCAGGGAAAATCTGGTAAAATATATCATTTTGGTTTCGATTATACCCCTACTTGGGAGAATGGAATTAAAGAAGGACTAATTACAGGTATCGTTGACCAAGATTCCTATGCTATCGGCAAAACAATTATTGATGTAATGGACAAAATTATTAAAAAAGAAAAAATACAAGATAACTACCCCGTGCCAGTTAAGTGGGTAGAAGCGAATCAAATCGTTGAATATGGCAAAGATAAGCAAAAGCAATTTACAAATGAGACCAAGTAGTTGAAGCAAAGGTAATTAGTTTTTTGCAGTCTAGGCTCATGTGTAATTTATTGTAGAAAGACCGGGGCACCTTATAACAAGGAATCCCGGTCTTTTTTATTGAATATCTAGTACCCAAAATGATATCTCACTTAAAATTTAACTTGCAGGCAGGGGTTTTGTCTCATAAAGGTAA
This window encodes:
- a CDS encoding ABC transporter permease gives rise to the protein MLNPRLSENSAMSRKIDSKDLFLKYSVYIVLVVLVIVFSLISPLFLSQANIGNFFRQVPTVGIATVGITMLLITGRVDLSAGSIAAFAGTAAVFLAIKGFSPPVVMLAAIGIGVFWGFINGFFIVKFKLDSFILTLGTDYMIRGIILFLTNGIYVKGVPDWFYSLSNTKVGVNFIFTNTLIFAFVVVALTYVMKHTRFGRYCYAVGSNQEAARLSGINIQKHLIKVFMLEGALAALAGVLLMSNLNVGAPSEAAGVGLFAMAAAIIGGAAFSGGVGNIPGAVVGIFTLEVFRNGLAILGLNSFIQQAVTGGIIVIAVVVDYYRRTR
- a CDS encoding sugar ABC transporter substrate-binding protein codes for the protein MKKKILALLLIGIVIGLVTGCTGSDSKATNNTSSSDKKTLYFIPIVDTGAYWSPMKKAAEERAKELGYNLVFKTSPPSESQKNEKHIGFLQEAISSGAVGIAIAPMDPDMFDRKVKEAKDAGLPIVTFDADVKTKENRAAYVGTDNKLAGEELGKKAAEYLKGKGIKNGKIALAAVNLTQTTMTYRQDGIKKGFESVMGADAQGFTWLEPIQDNDQASESKRQMEGQITSNPDMIAVFSLGSEGPDTGVMEAIKSQGKSGKIYHFGFDYTPTWENGIKEGLITGIVDQDSYAIGKTIIDVMDKIIKKEKIQDNYPVPVKWVEANQIVEYGKDKQKQFTNETK